A DNA window from Providencia huaxiensis contains the following coding sequences:
- the dapE gene encoding succinyl-diaminopimelate desuccinylase, translated as MDCPVIQLAKELITRPSISPDDQGCQAILTERLNQLSFTVEPMHFGDTLNFWAHRGAQGPTLAFAGHTDVVPAGNSENWQTPPFNPTIINQHLYGRGAADMKGSVAAMVVAAERFVKKHPHHPGRLAFLITSDEEAAALDGTVKVVETLIARNERVDYCLVGEPSSQSQLGDIIKNGRRGSITANLTILGTQGHVAYPHLADNPVHRSTAFLQELTSTIWDNGNEFFPATTMQIANIHAGTGASNVIPGELFIQFNFRFSTELTDTQIRDRVTNMLDRHGLTYKMEWSLSGQPFLTEKQELVTATLQAIHELTGLNAELSTSGGTSDGRFIAQMGTQVIELGPLNATIHKVDECVSVKDLQQLALIYERVMELLLL; from the coding sequence ATGGATTGCCCCGTTATTCAGCTTGCCAAAGAATTAATTACTCGCCCTTCTATCAGCCCCGATGACCAAGGCTGCCAAGCAATACTTACCGAGCGCTTAAACCAACTTAGTTTTACTGTTGAACCCATGCATTTTGGTGACACATTGAATTTTTGGGCACACCGAGGTGCTCAGGGGCCAACCCTTGCATTCGCAGGTCATACCGATGTTGTACCGGCAGGCAATAGCGAAAATTGGCAGACTCCGCCGTTTAACCCAACAATTATAAATCAACATCTATATGGCCGTGGTGCTGCTGATATGAAAGGTTCAGTCGCAGCAATGGTTGTCGCAGCAGAGCGTTTTGTCAAAAAACACCCTCATCATCCGGGACGCTTGGCCTTTTTAATCACATCTGATGAAGAAGCTGCTGCGTTGGATGGCACGGTTAAAGTTGTTGAAACATTAATAGCACGTAATGAGCGCGTTGATTACTGTTTAGTCGGTGAGCCGTCAAGCCAATCACAATTAGGCGACATCATAAAGAATGGACGTAGAGGCTCTATTACAGCGAACTTAACTATTTTGGGTACACAGGGACACGTTGCCTATCCCCATTTAGCGGACAACCCGGTGCACCGCTCAACCGCTTTTTTGCAAGAGCTCACCTCAACTATCTGGGATAACGGCAATGAGTTCTTCCCTGCCACTACCATGCAAATTGCCAATATCCATGCAGGTACTGGGGCAAGTAATGTGATCCCCGGAGAGTTATTTATTCAATTTAATTTTCGTTTCAGCACAGAATTGACTGACACACAGATACGTGACAGGGTCACCAATATGTTAGACCGCCATGGCCTTACATATAAAATGGAATGGTCATTATCTGGGCAGCCATTTTTGACTGAAAAACAAGAACTTGTCACTGCAACTCTGCAAGCAATTCATGAACTGACAGGTCTTAACGCAGAGCTATCGACAAGTGGTGGAACATCGGATGGTCGTTTTATCGCCCAAATGGGAACTCAAGTGATTGAGCTCGGCCCATTGAACGCCACCATACATAAAGTTGATGAATGCGTGAGTGTCAAAGACTTGCAACAATTGGCCTTAATTTATGAGCGAGTCATGGAGCTATTGTTATTATGA
- a CDS encoding energy-coupling factor ABC transporter ATP-binding protein, producing MVVNLQQMRFIPQGAEQSLLGPIDLQLNAGQWLCVLGGNGSGKSTLAQILAGWHNDLIQGEIEGAAEVLQAPLADSSVVQASISRQLVQQSPQLQLSGCAFTVEQEIAFGPENLGLTPDEISERVEVAIELTFCEALRTRHPATLSGGEAQRVVLASALAMQPKLLLLDEAFSRLTPSATQRILAQLQRYTEQTGCSIIFFERNLLPAISFCGLFLLLSTGQAFQEAGKMVSTGGLNDVFLDALETINMPDAWRVIGELVKLEHWQENIPHDEAQLLQMFKEQYVTA from the coding sequence GTGGTGGTGAATTTACAACAAATGCGCTTCATTCCACAAGGCGCGGAACAGTCCCTATTAGGGCCAATTGACCTTCAGCTCAATGCAGGCCAATGGCTATGTGTATTGGGTGGTAACGGTAGTGGAAAAAGTACGTTAGCACAAATACTTGCAGGTTGGCACAATGACCTCATTCAGGGGGAAATTGAAGGAGCCGCAGAGGTATTGCAAGCCCCCTTAGCTGACAGCTCTGTGGTTCAGGCGTCTATCTCACGCCAACTTGTTCAGCAATCCCCCCAATTACAACTTTCAGGCTGCGCGTTTACCGTTGAACAGGAAATTGCGTTCGGGCCTGAGAACCTTGGTTTAACACCCGACGAAATTAGTGAGCGAGTTGAAGTTGCCATTGAACTCACATTTTGTGAGGCACTGCGTACGCGCCACCCTGCCACCTTATCCGGCGGTGAAGCACAACGCGTTGTGTTAGCAAGTGCATTAGCGATGCAGCCTAAACTCCTGTTACTTGATGAAGCTTTTAGTCGGCTAACACCCAGTGCAACACAGCGCATATTAGCCCAGTTACAACGCTATACAGAACAAACGGGCTGCAGCATTATTTTTTTTGAACGTAACTTACTACCGGCTATCAGTTTCTGTGGCCTATTTCTTTTGCTAAGTACGGGGCAAGCCTTTCAAGAAGCAGGAAAAATGGTCTCAACAGGCGGTTTAAATGATGTTTTTCTTGATGCTCTTGAAACAATCAATATGCCAGATGCATGGCGGGTGATAGGTGAGCTGGTCAAATTAGAGCATTGGCAAGAAAATATTCCCCACGATGAAGCGCAATTGCTACAGATGTTTAAGGAGCAATATGTTACAGCTTAA
- a CDS encoding PPC domain-containing DNA-binding protein has translation MNQLLSPYSNARFIAIRLVPGEDVILTLRQKIEQHGLKAAFIVSSVGSLTDVALRFAGQENTFQTTGKFEIVSFIGTLDAQGEHLHLSVSDEHGKVLGGHMMPGCTVRTTLELVIGELEKVNFTREPCPLSGYEELIITSR, from the coding sequence ATGAATCAACTTTTATCACCCTATTCAAACGCTCGTTTTATTGCCATCCGCTTAGTCCCTGGCGAAGATGTGATCTTAACATTAAGACAAAAAATTGAGCAGCATGGCCTAAAAGCTGCATTTATTGTCAGTAGTGTCGGCAGCTTAACTGACGTTGCACTGCGTTTTGCAGGCCAAGAGAATACCTTTCAAACAACCGGTAAGTTTGAAATTGTTTCATTCATTGGCACGTTAGATGCCCAGGGTGAACACCTGCATTTATCTGTCTCCGATGAACACGGAAAAGTCCTCGGTGGTCATATGATGCCGGGTTGTACTGTTAGAACCACATTAGAGCTGGTTATTGGGGAACTTGAGAAAGTTAATTTCACTCGTGAGCCTTGCCCGTTGTCTGGTTATGAAGAGCTGATTATCACGTCTCGTTAA
- a CDS encoding DUF441 domain-containing protein: MSHVDPTLIILLVLAGLGIISHNMTVTLAMLFLLVVRITPLNNYFPWIEKYGLTIGILILTIGVMTPIASGKITASEVLGSFLNWKSILAIVIGIAVSWLGSRGVTLMTHQPSTVAGLLVGTVIGVALFRGVPVGPLIAAGILSLLIGKS; encoded by the coding sequence ATGAGTCATGTTGATCCAACACTAATCATTCTCTTGGTATTAGCTGGGTTAGGTATTATCAGTCATAATATGACAGTCACCCTTGCGATGCTATTTTTATTGGTAGTCAGAATAACACCATTGAATAATTATTTTCCATGGATTGAAAAATATGGTTTAACCATTGGCATACTTATCTTAACTATCGGCGTTATGACACCAATTGCGAGCGGCAAAATAACCGCTAGTGAGGTATTGGGCTCATTTTTGAATTGGAAATCGATTCTGGCAATTGTTATTGGGATCGCCGTTTCTTGGCTGGGTAGCCGAGGCGTCACATTAATGACCCATCAACCGTCTACTGTTGCAGGCTTACTTGTTGGAACCGTGATTGGTGTAGCCTTATTCCGTGGTGTGCCTGTGGGGCCTTTAATCGCGGCAGGGATATTGTCATTATTAATTGGTAAATCATAG
- a CDS encoding ECF transporter S component, producing the protein MGKMSIISSRTLTLIVFSIAINMVIGQLSSMLKLPIFLDSIGTLICALLAGPWVALLSGLLTNLLWGLLSGPIAAAFAPVAMMIGLSAGLLARAGGFRTLPRVILSGVVITFALMIVAVPIRTYLFAGTTGSGADFFVAYFHAVGDNLLESVAITVLGANITDKVASAIIAWLLVRQLPERVQRNYPNMAKVR; encoded by the coding sequence ATGGGTAAAATGTCGATTATCTCTAGTCGCACTCTGACCTTAATTGTGTTTTCTATTGCCATTAATATGGTCATTGGCCAATTAAGTTCGATGCTAAAATTGCCTATATTTTTAGATTCTATCGGAACGCTAATTTGTGCATTATTAGCTGGCCCTTGGGTTGCATTATTGAGTGGCTTATTAACGAATTTATTATGGGGTTTACTCAGTGGCCCAATTGCAGCGGCTTTTGCCCCTGTAGCAATGATGATTGGCCTGAGTGCTGGGTTATTAGCCCGTGCAGGTGGTTTTCGCACCTTACCAAGAGTGATCTTATCCGGTGTTGTGATTACTTTTGCGTTAATGATCGTTGCAGTTCCCATTCGCACTTACTTATTCGCAGGAACAACTGGTAGTGGAGCTGACTTTTTTGTCGCGTATTTTCATGCAGTTGGCGATAACTTATTAGAGTCAGTGGCAATTACGGTATTAGGCGCCAATATTACAGATAAAGTCGCATCAGCCATTATTGCTTGGTTACTGGTTCGACAATTACCAGAACGCGTTCAACGTAATTACCCAAATATGGCTAAGGTCCGTTAG
- a CDS encoding DUF454 family protein, whose protein sequence is MKKLFLIVIGWLAVALAFAGVVLPVLPTTPFLLLAAWCFSRSSPRFHHWLLYRSWFGGYIRHWQKHRGLPKGAKPKAIILIILTFSLSIWVVSYVWLKIGLLALLCWLLIFMYRLPVVDEQISTKNKKAS, encoded by the coding sequence TTGAAAAAATTGTTCCTCATTGTTATTGGATGGTTAGCTGTTGCGCTGGCTTTTGCTGGCGTCGTTCTTCCTGTTTTGCCGACTACGCCTTTCTTATTGCTGGCGGCATGGTGCTTTTCTCGTTCATCTCCACGCTTTCATCATTGGTTATTATATCGCTCTTGGTTTGGGGGGTATATCCGTCATTGGCAAAAGCACAGAGGGCTACCTAAAGGGGCAAAACCCAAAGCAATTATATTGATAATACTTACTTTTTCATTATCAATCTGGGTTGTTAGTTATGTATGGTTGAAAATTGGCTTATTGGCACTGTTGTGTTGGCTGCTTATTTTTATGTATCGACTTCCAGTTGTTGATGAACAAATTTCCACGAAAAATAAAAAAGCCTCATAA
- a CDS encoding energy-coupling factor ABC transporter ATP-binding protein — protein sequence MLQLNNLSYRWPSSTIDNIQSLSLSIHPGEWVALVGDNGAGKSTLLRLLAGLLHPTQGDILLDSQPLHLLSSPQRANHIGILFQEAEKQIFHSCVRDEIAFGLKRQKYHKRDIQDRVHQALEICHLSDVADKHPLDLHAGQRRMVAVACLEAVSPKLLLLDEPSRDFDAFWMRKFEDWLTLQREKGVTVVSISHDLDFVARHFQRVLHLSKGNLIADGQPLEVLGHPELQVESPLPAPTLMSLSQQLQINTTDTTLSSWVTHLIRQ from the coding sequence ATGTTACAGCTTAACAATCTGAGTTATCGTTGGCCAAGTTCAACTATTGATAATATACAATCTTTATCTCTATCTATTCACCCTGGTGAATGGGTTGCTTTGGTTGGGGATAATGGTGCAGGAAAATCAACATTGTTGCGCCTTTTAGCGGGGTTATTACACCCCACACAAGGCGACATTCTGCTTGATAGCCAGCCGCTTCACCTTCTCTCTTCACCACAAAGAGCCAACCATATCGGCATTTTATTCCAAGAAGCTGAGAAACAAATTTTTCATAGTTGTGTGCGTGATGAAATTGCGTTTGGCTTAAAACGCCAGAAATATCATAAACGTGATATTCAAGACCGAGTACATCAGGCACTTGAAATTTGCCATCTATCCGACGTAGCGGATAAACACCCTTTAGATTTGCATGCAGGCCAACGTAGGATGGTTGCTGTTGCTTGTTTAGAGGCTGTTTCCCCTAAGCTATTGCTACTTGATGAACCAAGCCGTGACTTTGATGCCTTTTGGATGCGAAAATTTGAAGATTGGCTGACATTACAACGCGAAAAAGGGGTAACTGTCGTTTCGATTAGCCACGACCTTGATTTTGTTGCCCGCCATTTTCAGCGTGTATTGCATCTATCAAAGGGGAATCTAATCGCTGATGGTCAGCCACTGGAAGTATTAGGTCATCCAGAGTTACAAGTTGAAAGCCCACTTCCCGCACCGACATTGATGTCACTTAGTCAGCAACTACAAATAAATACCACGGATACCACTCTCTCTTCATGGGTCACTCATTTGATTCGCCAATAG
- a CDS encoding energy-coupling factor transporter transmembrane component T has translation MHPFTSLTIWFWLSITSLFLPLGWPLILLGCSTFAALIFWRPARHRWKIVAWIMLPMAAGLWLIHGGWLAQLLTGATLKNSRPEFALALWFKLLTIISASQLWLQYVPTERFIRALFASRLPASFAYLLAGPLLLAEQLRQQLGTIREAQIARGVPLDGRFWQRITSLPALLFPLASNTLSELSIRGAALDMRGFRYCTKRTTLNPPVDSTHQALLRYGLVLLIVIEGGLSLWW, from the coding sequence ATGCATCCATTTACCTCGCTGACAATTTGGTTTTGGCTCAGTATAACTTCGCTTTTTTTACCATTGGGTTGGCCATTAATTCTGCTAGGTTGCAGCACTTTCGCTGCTTTAATATTTTGGCGGCCAGCCCGCCACCGTTGGAAGATTGTTGCATGGATTATGCTTCCCATGGCTGCAGGGCTTTGGTTAATTCATGGTGGATGGCTAGCTCAGCTATTAACTGGAGCCACTTTAAAAAATAGCCGCCCTGAATTTGCGTTGGCATTGTGGTTTAAGTTATTAACGATTATTAGTGCTTCTCAACTTTGGCTGCAGTATGTACCGACTGAACGCTTTATTCGGGCTTTATTTGCTAGCCGTTTACCTGCGAGTTTCGCTTACCTACTCGCTGGCCCATTACTACTTGCCGAACAACTTCGTCAACAATTAGGCACCATCCGTGAAGCACAAATAGCCAGAGGCGTTCCTCTTGATGGTCGCTTTTGGCAACGTATTACATCGTTACCTGCCCTATTGTTTCCACTTGCCAGTAATACCTTGAGTGAACTGAGTATTCGTGGCGCTGCATTAGATATGCGTGGCTTTCGTTATTGTACTAAACGCACGACATTGAACCCACCGGTGGATAGCACCCACCAAGCCTTGCTCAGGTATGGGTTAGTTTTGTTAATTGTTATTGAAGGCGGTCTTTCTCTGTGGTGGTGA
- the purC gene encoding phosphoribosylaminoimidazolesuccinocarboxamide synthase: MQKKAELYRGKAKTVYTTEDPDLLVLEFRNDTSALDGERIEQFDRKGMVNNKFNHFIMSKLEAAGIPTQMEALLSDTEALVKKLDMVPVECVIRNRAAGSLVKRLGVEEGMELNPPLFDLFLKDDAKHDPMVNESYCETFGWVSKENLAKMRELSYKANEVLSKIFADAGLILVDFKLEFGLYKGQVVLGDEFSPDGSRLWDKETLNKMDKDRFRQSLGGLIEAYEEVARRIGVQLD; this comes from the coding sequence ATGCAAAAGAAAGCTGAGTTGTATCGTGGTAAGGCAAAAACAGTCTATACCACAGAGGATCCTGATCTACTGGTTCTGGAGTTCCGTAATGATACATCAGCACTCGATGGTGAACGTATCGAGCAGTTTGACCGTAAAGGTATGGTAAATAACAAATTTAACCATTTCATTATGAGCAAATTAGAAGCCGCCGGTATTCCAACGCAAATGGAAGCATTATTGTCTGACACAGAAGCTCTGGTGAAAAAGTTAGATATGGTGCCTGTTGAGTGTGTGATCCGCAACCGTGCAGCAGGTTCACTGGTAAAACGCTTAGGTGTTGAAGAAGGCATGGAGTTAAACCCGCCTTTATTTGATTTATTCTTAAAGGACGATGCCAAGCACGACCCGATGGTGAATGAATCGTACTGTGAGACATTTGGCTGGGTGAGTAAAGAAAACTTGGCAAAAATGCGTGAGCTAAGCTACAAAGCCAATGAAGTGCTCAGTAAAATTTTTGCTGATGCAGGGCTAATTTTAGTCGATTTTAAACTGGAGTTTGGCTTGTATAAAGGCCAAGTCGTCTTAGGCGATGAGTTTTCTCCAGACGGTAGCCGTTTATGGGACAAAGAAACGCTCAATAAAATGGATAAAGACCGTTTTCGTCAGAGCCTTGGCGGCTTAATTGAGGCTTACGAAGAAGTCGCACGTCGTATTGGCGTGCAGTTAGATTAA
- a CDS encoding M15 family metallopeptidase yields the protein MITIAMLTGRSTDHLVTLGGSHRLQFNATKAFLAMQQAAVKAGFKLQSASAFRDFSRQQLIWNEKFTGLRPVLDAQSQPLDITALSEGELCEAILHWSALPGASRHHWGTEIDVYDPLRIPAGQTLQLEPWEYETGGYLAELNHWLTDNMATFDFYRPFTAKNAGVAYEPWHISYWPLSHEAEQLLTPEVIKQVLEQEDICGKNWLNSNLDYVFERYIRAPE from the coding sequence ATGATCACCATCGCAATGCTAACAGGCCGTTCCACGGACCATCTAGTGACACTTGGCGGCTCTCATCGCCTACAGTTTAATGCCACCAAAGCATTTTTAGCCATGCAACAAGCAGCGGTAAAAGCAGGCTTCAAGTTACAATCAGCAAGTGCATTTCGTGATTTTTCACGTCAACAGTTAATTTGGAATGAAAAATTCACTGGCCTCCGCCCTGTTCTTGATGCACAGAGCCAACCTCTAGATATTACAGCCCTTTCTGAAGGTGAGCTTTGTGAGGCGATTTTGCATTGGTCTGCATTACCCGGTGCAAGCCGTCATCATTGGGGAACCGAAATAGACGTGTATGACCCATTACGTATCCCAGCAGGGCAAACATTGCAGTTAGAACCTTGGGAGTATGAAACTGGCGGCTACCTTGCTGAACTAAATCACTGGCTCACGGATAATATGGCGACATTTGATTTTTATCGCCCTTTTACTGCCAAAAATGCAGGGGTTGCCTATGAACCTTGGCATATTAGCTACTGGCCGTTATCCCATGAAGCTGAACAGCTATTAACGCCAGAAGTGATTAAGCAAGTTCTAGAACAAGAGGATATTTGCGGGAAAAACTGGTTAAACAGTAACTTAGATTATGTATTCGAACGCTATATTAGAGCTCCTGAATAA
- a CDS encoding tRNA(Met) cytidine acetyltransferase TmcA, producing the protein MLKLLPVIIEQLHLVGMRRLMVLSGDNVWVEQQLNEIQTTIDGDWLTISSNLPHGVSPENAHLLLGREFLHGIFDVREGFHSEALAMLAGTLKAGSLLILCTAPQSEWATNNDIDSLRWNEQSGVISTPNFVHHLQRTFEAPSDILFYKQGDKPDFPLLKNKPLWQAPTGQPTKQQQQIISQLLNAEHGVWGLIAPRGRGKSAIAGMLIQQFGGECWCCAPAKVATEVLSRHAGQPINFWSPDNLLAYCRSNEKITADWLIIDEASAIPNYILRELVEYFPRVLLTTTVDGYEGTGRGFMLKFCASLTHFRLLQLDSPMRYAANDALESWVNSALLLQEPTSQTVITETVEYKALTQASLVENNEKLSAFYGLLMSAHYRTSPLDLRRLLDAQQQHFMVAKTESHNCAYLGALWMVDEGQLTESLSWQIWAGLRRPRGNLVVQSLAAHSAFPNAAQWQSRRVMRIAVDAHHRRRQIGLTLLEKQKTVATEQGLDFLSVSFGLTPDLTAFWQKAGFRLIRIGTHKEASSGCFTAMAILPISNRAYQLCEQGELRLKRDLYWRSDLQEFAFTTDSQQQLTTDDWVELIGFSEFKRPISASESAILRLLKEEKNGLSLLRRHLVSCEPIAQICADVGITGQKQWLQRVREVVGIQVKQYQPTLLAEIKQKVISSCL; encoded by the coding sequence ATGTTGAAATTACTTCCTGTTATTATCGAGCAGCTGCATCTGGTTGGCATGCGTCGTCTTATGGTTCTTTCTGGCGACAATGTGTGGGTGGAACAGCAACTCAACGAAATTCAAACAACTATTGATGGCGACTGGTTAACAATTTCATCAAACTTGCCTCACGGTGTTTCCCCTGAAAATGCCCATCTATTATTGGGCCGTGAATTTTTGCATGGCATCTTTGATGTGCGTGAAGGCTTTCATAGCGAAGCGCTAGCCATGCTTGCTGGCACGTTAAAAGCAGGGAGCTTGTTAATATTATGCACCGCACCGCAATCTGAGTGGGCGACAAATAATGATATCGACAGCCTTCGTTGGAATGAACAATCTGGGGTTATTTCGACACCGAATTTTGTTCACCATCTGCAACGGACTTTTGAAGCACCCTCTGATATTTTATTTTATAAACAAGGGGATAAACCTGATTTTCCATTGCTAAAAAACAAACCGTTATGGCAAGCACCTACAGGACAGCCAACAAAACAACAGCAACAAATAATTAGCCAATTATTAAACGCAGAACATGGAGTTTGGGGCTTAATAGCGCCAAGAGGGCGCGGAAAATCGGCAATAGCAGGCATGTTAATACAACAATTTGGGGGAGAGTGTTGGTGTTGTGCACCCGCCAAAGTGGCGACGGAAGTATTAAGCCGACATGCAGGCCAACCGATTAACTTTTGGTCACCTGATAACTTATTAGCCTACTGCCGCAGCAATGAAAAAATAACAGCAGATTGGCTGATCATCGATGAAGCTTCCGCTATTCCTAATTATATTTTACGAGAGCTGGTTGAGTATTTTCCCCGTGTTTTATTGACCACAACCGTCGATGGCTATGAGGGAACAGGGCGTGGTTTCATGTTGAAATTTTGCGCAAGCCTAACGCATTTCAGGTTATTGCAACTTGATAGCCCTATGCGCTATGCGGCTAATGACGCCTTAGAATCATGGGTTAATAGCGCTCTATTACTGCAAGAGCCCACCTCTCAAACGGTTATTACTGAAACTGTTGAATATAAAGCGTTAACTCAGGCGTCATTAGTAGAAAATAATGAAAAACTAAGCGCATTTTATGGCCTATTGATGAGCGCACACTATCGAACGTCACCATTAGATTTACGACGACTATTGGATGCTCAGCAACAACATTTTATGGTGGCAAAAACCGAGTCTCATAATTGTGCTTATTTAGGTGCATTATGGATGGTAGATGAAGGACAGTTGACCGAATCATTGAGTTGGCAAATATGGGCTGGGCTTCGTCGACCAAGAGGAAATTTAGTTGTCCAGTCATTGGCAGCTCACAGTGCTTTTCCTAATGCGGCACAGTGGCAATCTCGCCGTGTAATGCGTATTGCGGTTGATGCGCACCACCGTAGGCGCCAAATTGGTTTAACGCTGTTAGAAAAACAAAAAACAGTTGCTACAGAGCAAGGGTTGGATTTTTTATCTGTTAGTTTTGGGCTAACACCTGATTTAACGGCTTTTTGGCAAAAAGCCGGTTTTAGGCTGATACGCATTGGCACTCATAAAGAAGCAAGCAGTGGCTGTTTTACCGCAATGGCTATTCTACCGATATCAAACCGTGCATACCAACTCTGTGAACAGGGGGAGTTACGGCTAAAACGTGACCTATATTGGCGCAGTGATTTACAAGAGTTTGCTTTCACAACAGACTCACAACAGCAATTAACGACAGATGATTGGGTTGAACTCATCGGGTTTAGTGAGTTTAAACGGCCCATTTCTGCGAGTGAAAGTGCGATTCTGCGTTTATTGAAGGAAGAAAAAAACGGGCTTTCGCTTCTCAGACGGCATTTGGTGTCATGTGAGCCCATCGCACAGATTTGCGCAGATGTTGGTATAACAGGGCAAAAGCAATGGCTACAACGAGTAAGAGAAGTGGTTGGTATACAGGTAAAACAATACCAACCCACGCTGTTAGCGGAGATAAAGCAAAAGGTTATTTCTTCTTGTCTTTAG